DNA from Algisphaera agarilytica:
TACGCCCCGGAGTACTACACCCAGGGCATCACCGCCCGCATCCACGGCCCCGCCGCGAGCCCCTTCGACGACAACGCCGGGCACAAAACGCTCAACTACTGGTCGCGTCTGCGATCGCTCCGCCGGGCCGCCGCCGCGGGGGCAGGCGAGGCGATCTGGCTAAACATCACCAATCACCTCGCGTCCGGTGCAGTGAGCAACCTGCTGCTGGTGAAGGACGGGAAACTGCTGACCCCGTTCGCGCGGGGCGAAGAAGTGCCCGAAGCCCTGCGGGCGCCGGTGCTCCCGGGCGTGACGCGGGCGGCGGTGATCGAGCTTGCCCATCAACAGAGCATCGACGTCGTGCGGAAGATGCTGACCGTGGAGGACCTGCTTGAGGCGGACGAGGTGATGCTGACCAACTCGGGGTGGGGCGTTTTGCCGGTCACCAAGGTCGAGCAACGAGAGATCGCGGACGGCAAAGTCGGCGAGATGACCACGACGCTGCGCGAAGGGCTCAACGCAATGTTTGTCGCCGAAACCTCGGGCGATTGAACCGCGAGAACTAGAAAACGAATTATTTCTGTTTCTTGTACTTCTGGCTGAACATCTCGCGCATGAGTTGATTCATCTGCGAGTCGCCGTTGGCCATGCGGTCGCTGATGTGGTCGCGTAGCCGATCGGCCCTTTCGGCCTGCTCTTCGGCAGAAGGTTCGGGACGATCACCGCCCGGCCGGTTCCCACGGAACCGCGACGCCAGTTCCTCACGCTCTTCGGGCGGCATATCCGCCAGCCCCACCAGCATGGAGCGGAACTGGATCATCCGTGCATCACGCATCGCCTCGGCGAGTTTTTCGTCTTCCGCGCGGAGTTGTTTGCGGGTCTCGGGGTCAAGCGATCCGTACTGCTCGCGGATCACGTCGTAGTACGGCTGCTTGGCTTCCTTCGACAACCGGTCAAACCGCGGCGACTGAACCAACGCTTGGGCCTCTTCGATGGTCTCGGGCATCGCGGGCGGGGTGAGGTACCAGGACGCACCACCGACCACGGCCACCACCACCGCCCCGCCGATCACCAGGCTTCCCCGGCGTAGCAAGGCTTTTCGCCGTTCGGCTTTGACATCGACTTCTTGAACTGAGAGTTTTCCGGGCATGATCGGGTCCACGCAAAAAGGTGTGATTACTTGACGACGATATCGACGTGGCCGTCGCCGAAGAGGATGTTGCGTTTGAAGTGGCGTTTGGGAACCAGGACCGTATCGCCGCCGATGAGATTGAACTCGGTGCCGCCCTCTTCGCCGTCGAAGTCGCTGGCGATCTCGATCTGGGCGTCGGTCCAGCCCATCCGCTGCACGAACGTGCGGGCAAGCAGATTGTTCATACTCGTGCCCGCCACCGCGGGGCTGTAGACGTAGCTCATCCCCGCGAGCGGGTAGACCGTGTCGTCATCGGGACAGAGATACAGCGGGTTGGTCTCGGGGGCGGGTCCGGATTTCACATAGCTGTCCAGGATTTCGTAGAGCGGCGGATCGCCACTGATAGCCACGAACGGCTCGGGGATCGGCCGGGCGAGCGGATAGACCTCGTCGTGGTCGATCAGGTAGCTACCCAAGACCAGGCCGATCTGGCGGAGGTTGCTGGAGCAGGTCACCCGTTGGGCCGACTTACGAGCTCCGCTGAGCGCCGGCAGCAGCAGGCCAACGAGCAGGGCGACGATCGAGATCACCACCAATAATTCGATGATGCTAAAGCCTCGTCGAGGCTGGAGCCTGGGTGGGTGCTGGTTAGTTAGCCGAGCCATAAACCTAAATCCAAAGGCAAATACTATTGTCAATTGCTGCGTTAGAGACACTCGTATTACGCATGACTGTAGGCCATAGTTACCGCTTAAGCTCAATAATAATCAAGAACCACTCTTTTGCTGGGCTTCTTTCTGTTTACGGCGTTCGGCCCGCATCTCACCGCGAAGCTGGCTGCTCTGGGCGCTTCCATTGGTGACCCGGTCGTTAACCCGCTCGTTGCTGGGGCCGTCGCCACGACCACCACCATCGCCGCCGCCCCGGCCGGGCTCCCCGCCCCGCTCGCCACGACGCTCCTCCCGTTCCTCCATCATTTCCTGGCGTTCTTCAGGCGTAGCCAGCACATACGCCTTGGTGTAAGCGTCTCGCTCGGCGTCACGAGATTCACGCAACGCAGCACGCATCGCCTCGTTCTCCCGGATCATCGCCTGACGTAAGTCTCGGTCCACCGAGCCGAACTGCTCTCGGATCACATCGAGGTACGGCTGCTTGGCTTCCTTCGAAAGACGCTGGTACCGGGGCGACTCGACCACGGCTTGGGCTTGTTCAAAAGTCTCGGGCATGGCGGGCGGGGTCAGATACCAAGCCATCCCCGAAGCTCCGGCCACAACCAAGACAGCCCCCAACGTGCCCCCCCAGACTTTCAGCCGACGTTGACGTCGCTCGGCTTTTACATCCACTTCAGTTACGGTCATCCGTCCAGCCATGGCACTTTTCCATTCTTTGGGTTAATGGGTGTTAAATTTAACGAGGGGAATCACTATTTTTTCTAAGAACATCCGAGCCCGTAACGGTTTAGATGCCCGGCAGATTGATATCGACGTGGCCATCGGCGAACAGCAGGTTGCGTTTGAAGTGACGCTTGGGCACGAACAAGTCGCTGCCGTCTTCGAGGAAGAACATCGAGCCGCCCTCGTCGCTGTCCTCGCCGTCGAAGTCGCTGAGGATGCGGATGTAGGACGCATCCCAGCCCATGCGTTCAACAAAACCGCGCGAGAGGATGTCCGGCAGGGTCGCTCCGGCGACGTGGATTTCGTACTTGTAGCTCATGCCCGACAGCGGATAGACCGTGTCGTCATCGGGGCATTGGTACACACGGTTGGTGTCGGGGGCCTCGCCGATCTGGACGTAATACGCCAGGACTTCGTGCAGCGGCGGGTCGGTGCTGAGGCTGGGGAAGGGAGAAGGGATCGGCCGGGCAACGGGGAAGTAGCCATCGAAGTCCTGGGTGTAGGACTCCATGATGACCCCGAGCTGGCGGAGGTTGCTTGAACAGGTCACACGCTGGGCGGACTTGCGGGCCCCGGCCAACGCGGGAAGCAGCAGGCCGATGAGCAGGGCGATGATCGAGATCACCACCAGCAATTCGATGATCGTGAAACCGGAGCGGCTGTCGGGGCGGGTTGGGTTGGACATGGGAGGCGTTCCGTTGGTTCGTGCAGCAGGTTGGGACTGCGGTACAACGTCGGCCTCGGGGGTTTATTGCGGCGGCGCAGGCTCGAATTTCATCACCAGATCAAACACCTCGGCATCCAACGCCTCGGCCACGCCGGTGTCTTTGAGCATCGCTAACTTCAACGTGTCGCACGTCATGCGCGCCGAAAGGTTGGTCTCCACCGCCCGCCCCATGCCTTCGAGCACCACCAGGTCCACCCCAGCCGCCTCGACCGCTTCGGCCAACTCAGAGCTGACCCGCGTCAGGTCGATCAACGGGGCGTTGTTCCCGCTGGCCACGAGGGTCAGCCGCCCCGCCGCGCGGGCATCCCGCAAGACCGGGTCGAACGCCGCGATGCGGGCAACCAGCTCGCCCAACTCGTCGTGGGTCACATCGTTCAGCGACGGATAGGTATTGGCTGTGAGGATCACCTCGGTGCCCCGCTTGAGCAGCTCCCGGGCAAACGGCAGCATCCCCAGCGTCACATCCGGCCCGGCGTTGTCCACGAACAGCACCGCGGCTTGGTGCGGCGGGCCGTCGAGACGCTCCAGCCACTGGTCCAACGCATCGAACCGCCAGGGACGAGGACGCAGCTTGGCCCGCACCGCGTGGAAGTCGACCCGCTGGTCGGTGAA
Protein-coding regions in this window:
- a CDS encoding aminotransferase class IV is translated as MPRKLAISSPSPQPPSPQAPPDIYLNGRMVPASEASISVSDAGFQHAVGLFETFQVHQGRAFRLQQHLDRLAGSARELGLVDEFHTEPLAEAVQKTIEHNQLVRARVRLTLTAGTLSMLQTAADGKPEIEVQRTLAIVPTEPTAYAPEYYTQGITARIHGPAASPFDDNAGHKTLNYWSRLRSLRRAAAAGAGEAIWLNITNHLASGAVSNLLLVKDGKLLTPFARGEEVPEALRAPVLPGVTRAAVIELAHQQSIDVVRKMLTVEDLLEADEVMLTNSGWGVLPVTKVEQREIADGKVGEMTTTLREGLNAMFVAETSGD
- a CDS encoding DUF3106 domain-containing protein, whose protein sequence is MPGKLSVQEVDVKAERRKALLRRGSLVIGGAVVVAVVGGASWYLTPPAMPETIEEAQALVQSPRFDRLSKEAKQPYYDVIREQYGSLDPETRKQLRAEDEKLAEAMRDARMIQFRSMLVGLADMPPEEREELASRFRGNRPGGDRPEPSAEEQAERADRLRDHISDRMANGDSQMNQLMREMFSQKYKKQK
- a CDS encoding prepilin-type N-terminal cleavage/methylation domain-containing protein, translating into MARLTNQHPPRLQPRRGFSIIELLVVISIVALLVGLLLPALSGARKSAQRVTCSSNLRQIGLVLGSYLIDHDEVYPLARPIPEPFVAISGDPPLYEILDSYVKSGPAPETNPLYLCPDDDTVYPLAGMSYVYSPAVAGTSMNNLLARTFVQRMGWTDAQIEIASDFDGEEGGTEFNLIGGDTVLVPKRHFKRNILFGDGHVDIVVK
- a CDS encoding type II secretion system protein, with translation MSNPTRPDSRSGFTIIELLVVISIIALLIGLLLPALAGARKSAQRVTCSSNLRQLGVIMESYTQDFDGYFPVARPIPSPFPSLSTDPPLHEVLAYYVQIGEAPDTNRVYQCPDDDTVYPLSGMSYKYEIHVAGATLPDILSRGFVERMGWDASYIRILSDFDGEDSDEGGSMFFLEDGSDLFVPKRHFKRNLLFADGHVDINLPGI
- a CDS encoding ARMT1-like domain-containing protein, encoding MDASASTDTAVFPRLADPEGYRPCEWDLIENAERCAYWLDLFRRHFPTLLEAYRKEADDRGEDAEQVERAIGEALDRFNGYLDILGQDPAAFGSLDILKICYARERALRAAGIDDAYRLAKHTDTEHALALLPDLLQQLDAMPEAERRVAIIQGVFTGNIYDLGATETAAMFTDQRVDFHAVRAKLRPRPWRFDALDQWLERLDGPPHQAAVLFVDNAGPDVTLGMLPFARELLKRGTEVILTANTYPSLNDVTHDELGELVARIAAFDPVLRDARAAGRLTLVASGNNAPLIDLTRVSSELAEAVEAAGVDLVVLEGMGRAVETNLSARMTCDTLKLAMLKDTGVAEALDAEVFDLVMKFEPAPPQ